The nucleotide sequence ATTTTACCTAAAATAGCTGAACTTATATCAAAAGGTATAGTTAAAAGGATTGAAAATGGAAATAAATCACATCTTAATATAATTGCATGTGAAAATTCTGTGAATGCAACAGATGTTTTAAAGAATGAAGTTTTTAAATACCTCACTGAAACTCATATAAATCAAATAAAAGATTTTATTGGTTTTCCAAATTGTTCTGTTGATAGAATTGTTCCTCCATGTGATGGAGATTCTATAGATGTAAGTGTTGAGGAATTTTTCGAGTGGAATGTTGAAAATGATAAGATAGTAGGAAATTTAAATATAAATGGAATGAATAAAGTATGTAATTTACATTCATATATAGAACGAAAATTATTTACATTAAACACAGCTCATTCAATGATAGCTTATTTAGGATTTAATAAGGGATATGAAACAATATTTGATAGTATAAATGACCCTTATATTTATAAAAATGTTTATAATGCTATGATTGAGAGTGGAGAGGGTCTTATATTAAAACACTCTTTTGATAGAGAAGATCATATGAAATATATAGATAAAATAATTAATAGGTTTAAGAACCCGTATTTGATTGATTCTGTGATTAGGGTTGGAAGAGAACCTATGAGAAAATTATCAAGGGATGATAGATTTATAAAACCTATATTAACATCAAGTAGTTATGGGAAAGAAGTAGACTCATTGTGTTTCGGGGCTTCATATGCTCTTAAATTCATAACAGATAAAGATGAAAATAGTTTAAAAATGAAATCTATTATAGAAGAAAAAGGAATAAGAGATGCTATAGTTTACATTTGTGGAATTGAAGATAAAAATATAATAGATAAGATTGTAAATTATTATAATAATTAAAAAATGGAGTTAATTAATAACTCCATTTTTTTTGCCTTAATAATATGTTTATAGTATTATTATTTTGTTATTGTAATTTTAGGTGAGGAATATATGAAAAAGTTAATTTTAGTAGTAGTATTTATTTCTCTAATTTTGGGCGTAACATCTCTATTTAAATACTCTCTGAGCACTAAAGAGCTAGAAGGAGTTTCACTTAAGAAAGTAGTAGTTATAGATGCAGGACATGGAGGATTTGATACTGGATCTATAGGATATAGTAAGACAAAAGAGAAGGATATAACTCTAAGTATTGCATTAAATCTTGGTGAAAAACTTAATGAGGATGGATTTATTGTTTATTATACAAGAGATAAGGACGTTTCTTTAGGTAAAAATGAACGTGATGATTTGAACGTAAGAATTAAAATGATAAATAGTTTAAAGCCAGATATATTTTTGTCTATACACTTAAATGGAAGTGATTATAAAAGTGCTAAAGGAATTGAAACATACACAAGAGAGTCAGATGATAAAAGTTATTTACTTGGAGAATCTATACAAGATGAATTGTCATCTGTAGAGTATACGACTGATAGAGGGGTAAAAACAACAAAGGATAGGAAACTTGCGATTTTAGATAGAACAAAACATGTAGGAATATTACTTGAGCTTGGATTTATAACTAATAAAAGTGATGAAGAATATTTAGTTTCAAAAAGTGGACAAAATACTGTGATTGAGTGTATATTATCAGGGATTTCTACTTATTTTAATAAAATTTTATAATGAGGTTATGTTATGAAAAAGATGGACTTTTTAAATAGTGATTTAAAGAAAATATTTATTAGCTATTTAATACCTGGTATTCTTTCTTCTTTAGCGGTTTCTCTTTATATATTTGTTGATACTATGTTTGTTGGTATAGGTGTAGGTAGAGATGGACTTACAGCTCTTAATGTAACAGTACCCATTTTTACATTATTTACATCATTATACCTATGTATAGGTATAGGTGGTGCGAATATATTTTCTTTAGATAAAGCAAGTGGAGGGAAAAACTGTAATAAGATATTTAGTATTTCAGTCTTGTTTACAACGTGTATTGGAATTTTAATATCGATTCTTGGGATTTTATTTATTGATCCAATAGGTATGTTTTTGGGAGCAACACAGGATATAATACATTTATTTAGGGATTATTTTGGAATACTTGTAGGATTTACTTGGGCATTTTTAATATCAGGGGTAATTGGATGTTTTATAAGAAATGATGGCGCACCAAAACTTGTTATGGTTGCAACGATTGTTGCGAATATTACAAATGTAATTTTAGATTATATATTTATTTTCGAGTTTAATATGGGAATTAGGGGAGCTGTAATAGCAACTGTAATTTCTCCAATTGTAAATATACTTATATTAAGCACTCATTTTTTAAAAAAGAACAACACTTTAAAATTTTGTATATTGAGGTTTGATCATAAATTATTAGGTAAAATTTTAAATAATGGATTTGGAACTTTTCTTCTTGAAATAAGTAGAGGAGTTAGTATATTTATATTTAATAACATTCTTGTAAGGCTAGGTGGTAATATATATGTTGCAGCATATGGAATAATATTAAATGTGTCATATGTTATAATCTGTATATTCTCTGGGATAGCGCAAAGTACACAACCTATAGTTAGTATGAATTATGGACATGGATTGATTGAAAGGGCTAAAAAGGTGTTTAGGTATGGATTTGTGACCTCTGTTTTTATAGGAATAGTATCTTTTTTAATTTCACTTATATTTTCTGAAAATATCTCATCATTATTTATAAATAATGATTTTGAATTATTATCGATAACAACTCAAGGAATGAAGATTTATTTTATAGGATGTATATTTATGGCATTTAATATTGTAACTATTTACTTTTTTCAATCTATACATGAGTCACAGAAATCTATATTGATTTCGTTATGTTCTGGAGTATTTTTTATAATACTTGGATTTTTGATTCTAATCCCAATGTTTAAAATTAATGGAGTTTGGTTTGTATATCCATTTTCAGAATTTTTAGGGTGTTTGGTATGTTTATTAATTCTAAAAAAGAGTAAAATTCAAAATAAAAAGGAGCTCATTCAATAGATATGAGCCCTTTTTTATTATACTAAATTTTTAAAAAATTTTAATATTATTAACTAATTGTGGAAAAATATTGTATAAACTATTAAATTAAAGTTATAAACTGTTATTATGAATATATATTCATTTACAAACATATATCTTATATTATATTATTAATATGATAAGTTACAAAATTTAGGAAAATGAAAGAGGAATAATAGCTTTATGATTATCGCGAATATTAAAGAAGTAGCAGAAATTTTAAGAGTCTTGTCTAATGAAAATAGACTTAATATAGTGTGTTATCTTTTAGAAAGACCAATGACAGTAAGTGAACTTCATAGTAAACTAAATCATGTAACCCAATCAGCATTATCTCAGCATTTATCAACGCTTAAGGCGCATAAAATATTGATTTCTAACAAATCAGGACTTGCGATTACATACTCGATAAATGATCAAAATTTGGGTAAATTAATACAGGTATTAAAAGAAAATTATGGATATTAATATTCATTATTGTTAAGTTACAGATTATAGATAGAGGTAAAATATTTATGATATATAGAAGTTTTGGAAGTTTATTTATAGTTAATAATATTTAAGGCATGTAGATTATTTTTTAAAATATACATGCCTTATTTTTTATAATAAATTTAAGTATGAGTGATTATGAATAAAATAAATAATGGAGACCTTTTGAGGGGTCTCCTATTTTTTTAGTCATTCCAGAAATTTGATTTAAAACATTGACCATTTTGGCAAGGTTCATTTTGTGGGTTAGTATTACAAACATTTTGTATATATCCATAACTTTGATTTGGATAACCATCTTGAAGTTCTTGAATATTATTACAACATCTATTATTATTTTGAGGATTATATTCAGTATTTTGATTAAATGGTGTAAAGTTGTTACAAGGATACTCAACTGTATATTCACAACTACTACATTGAGTATTAGTACAATCGTAAGAATCTGAATGGTTTTGATTATAGCAGCATGAATTTGTTGATTGATTATATAAATCTGGAACATAAGTTGTAGCTTCCATTAGTGTTTGATATGGTGTAGTTGCAACTATTTTATATTTTTTACAACCAGAAGTCCTGTTTAAAAATAGGTTAAATTCATACATTCCTCTGCAATTTGAAGTTGTGCAAGCTATGCGTTTGTATTCACAACTGCAACTACTTTTCTCGAATAGTTGAAGTGATGCATAAGGTATAGATGATCCAGTGGATGAGTTTAAAACTTCTCCTTTTATGATTAATTTTTTGTATTGACATATTGGAACATTAACCCTAATATTACAACTATTTTGTGCAGTTCCTGGAGTTACATTTACATTAACAGAACCTGAAATTGTATTTTGATTGCAACAATTATACATTTTAAATCCTCCGTGTATATAAAAATTTTTATCAAACTCTCATGTGAAAGTTTTGAATTGTTTTTATAAAATATAGTATTCATTTTTATATATTTGTGTTAATTAAATATAAGAAAATATTAAATATTTTTTTAAAAGATGTTAGAATCATTAAAATTAAAGAGAAAGTCTAATGACTTTCTCTTTAATCTATAAATGAATTGTATGAAGAGTCTGAACTCATTTTAAAATCTCCTCTTGGAGAGAGTGATATTTCAGTTATTTTTGGACCATCAGGCATAGCTGAGCGTTTAAATTGATTTTGGAAAAATCTTTTTATGAAAATATTAAGGGAATTTTTTATTACATCATAAGGATATGTGGATTTAAATGCGTGTAAAGCTAGAAACTCTATTTTTTTAAACGATGCATTGTTTTTTAAAAATTGATATAGGAAAAAGTCGTGTAACTCATATGGTCCTATGATATTTTCTGTTTTTTGAATAATTTTATCGTATTTATCTGTAGGAAGAAGCTCTGGAGATATCGGAGTATTTATTATATCTATAAGTATGTTTTTGGTACTTTCAGATACGTTATAATTTTCATAATAGTGTTTAAGTAAATGTTTTATTAATGTTTTTGGAATGGAGGAGTTTATGTTATACATACTCATATGATCTCCGTTATAAGTAGAAAATCCTAGAGCTATTTCAGATAAATCACCTGTACCTAAAAGTATTGCTCCTTCTTTATTTGATAAATCCATAAGTATTTGTGTGCGTTCCCTTGCTTGAGAATTTTCATATGTAACATCAAAAATATTTTCATCATGATTGATATCCTTAAAATGCTGTCTAACTGAATTTGTTATATCTATAGATTTAAGTGTTACATTTAATTCTTTGCATAGGCTTATTGCATTATTTTTGGTTTTATTTGATGTTCCAAATCCAGGCATTGTTACAGCAATTATATTTTTAGTATCTATGTGCATAAGATTAAAGGCATTATATGATGAAATGAGTGCAAGTGTTGAGTCCAAACCCCCACTTATACCAAGAATAATTTTAGAACTATTTACATGGGATAGTCTTTTCTCAAGAGAGCATTTCTGCATAATAAATATTTCCTCAAACAATTCCTTGTTTTTTTCTTGATTTTCGTATATAAAGGGATTTAAGTTTATTTTCCTATCAAATTTTCCATATGAAATATCATCAAATGGTATATTGATTATTTTAATATCTTGGTTATGGTATTTAAATGAATCTCTAAATGTTATGTTATTAACACGAGATGTATTTAAATATTCTATATCGATTATCCCTGAGCATACAGTATTTTCAAATAAGAATCTATCACTTTCTTTAATAAGATCACCATTTTCGTATATAGCATTGTAAGATGAGAAAACGAGATCTGTTGTTGATTCAGATGGACTTGAGTTTGCGTATAAGTATGCTGCGTTTATTTTTGAACTATGATATTTAATGAGGTTTTTTCTGTATTCGTGTTTGAAATTTGTTTCGTTTGATGCAGATAAATTACATATTATGTTTGCTCCATTTATTGATAGGTAGGAGCTTTTTGGTATTGGTGCCCAAAGATCTTCACAAATTTCTATTCCTATTTTGATATCTTTGTAACAAAACAAAATATCTGTTCCAAAGTATGTTTTATCTCCCATGAATGAAACTTCGGTACATTTTATAAATCCTTCTGTAAAATATCTTTTTTCATAAAATTCTTGGTAATTTGGGAGATATGTTTTTGGAACGATACCTAGAAGTATTCCTTTATGAATTATAAATGCTGAGTTAAAAAGAGAGTTATTATGCTCAAAAATACACCCAACGATAATTAAAATATCTTTATCTTGAGAAAAATTTAAAATTTCTTTGATACCTTCATAACTTTTTTCAAGGGTAGTTCTTTTTAAGAACATATCAAAACAGGAGTATGATGTTACTGAGAGTTCTGGAAATAAGATGAGTTTTGATTTGTCACGTAATGCTTCATTTATGCACTTTTTGATATTCGATACATTGTGAGAAATATCACATACCTTTGTATTTATACTTGATGTACTAACTCGTATAAAATTCATTTAATTCACTCCTTGAAATTAAAATATATAGTTTTTATACTAAAACTATATGGTGATAAATTTTATTTAGATTGGAGGGATTTATTTGGATTTATTAGAAGAATTTGATATTTTTAGTGTTAAAGATACGTTTAGAGAAATTATAATAAAAGAAAGTCATCATGAATATTTTAAAAGATTGATGAATGATTTAAAAGATGAATATAAAAATAATACTATTTTCCCTAAAAAGCTTGATGTGTTTAATGCTTTTAAATATAGGGATATTAATGATATAAAGTGCGTTATAATTGGACAAGATCCTTATTATAAGAAAAACGAAGCACATGGATTATCTTTCTCTATTTGTGATAAAGATTTAAAAATACCGAGTTCTTTAAGAAATATTTTTAAGGAACTTAAAGATGATTTGGGAATAAATGCTCCATGTCATGGGAATTTAAGTTCATGGTGTGAAGAGGGAGTACTTCTTATAAATTCTATATTAACTGTGCGTGAGGGATTTCCTAATTCTCATAAGGATATTGGGTGGGATATATTTACAAATAATATTATAAAAAAATTATCTGAATTTAGGAGTAATTTAGTTTTTATATTATGGGGTAATTTTGCAATAAAAAAGGAAATTTTAATAAATCATAAGAAACATTTAATAATAAAGTCATCTCATCCGAGTGGACTTTCAGCTCATAGGGGATTTTTTAAATCTAAGCCATTTTCAAGAACTAATAGTTATTTGAAAGAACATTCACTCGGTGAGATTGAATGGAAAATAAATTAAGTATGGGATTATAAAAACACTCTTGATGAAATAATATAAAAAAATATTGGGAGATATGATTTTAAGTGGAAGATTTATATTTAGAAGTTAATTTATCTAACATAGATAAAAATATTGGTATAATTAGAAATATTTTGGGGAATAAAAAACTCATAGCAGTTGTTAAAGGGGATGCATATGGACTTGGTATACATAAAATATGTGATTTTATTAAGGCAAAAGTAGATTTATTTGGTGTTTCAGATCTTTGTGAAGGTATAATACTTTATAATATGGGGATTGAAAATGAAATTTTAATATTAACTCCAATTATCAAAGAGGAATATTTCAAACACCCGCTTATAGAGAAATTTACTATAACTATAGATAATAAGGAAATTTTAAATTTTATACCTGAATATATTAATATAAATGCTCATGTATATGTGTGTACTGGAATGAATAGAAAAGGTATAAAAATTGAAGAATTACATGAATTTATAAAATACATAGAAAATAATTATAATAATATAAATATAACAGGGATATATACTCATTTGCATAATACAAAAGATGAAAATTATACATTAAAACAAATAGAAATGTTTGAGAATGTTGTATCTAAGTATAAAGGTAAATATTTGATACATGCTTTAAATTCAAAGGGATTTATAAATAAAAATATTAGGAATAGAGCAAATTTTTGCGATGGAGTAAGGGTTGGGAATTTGTTATATGGATATGATGGTGCATGTTTAGGAATATCTAAGAGCTTTGATTATTACTCAAAAGTTATATCATCTTATATGGTTAAAAAAGGAGAATTTATTGGATATGGGAATAAGGTTAAATTAAAAAAAGATACAAATATTTGTATACTTGGGATTGGTAATATACATCATATAGGATTTTATAGAGATTTTAGAAAAAATTTTATATATGATTTTTTGAGATTTATATATAGATATTTTATTAAGCCATGCGAAATATATAAGGGGGATAAGAAGGTCAAAATGCTTGGAACGAGCAATATGAATTTAACGCTTGTTGATGGAGAGGGACTTGAGGTGGGTGATTATCTAAGAGTGTGCATATCTCCTATACTTGGAGATAGTTCTATACATAAAAAATATATAAATAAGGAGTGAATGTTTTGTCTACATATTTGTTTAATAATAAAAGGGATCGAGAAACCAATAAATTGATGGGAGTAGTTATATTTTTAATTTTATCTTTAGTATTTACAATAGTGATTTCGTTATCTATATTTTTAGTTTATTTTGATGATTATATGAGCATACAAAAGCAATATTCTATACTTGAAGAAAAACTTCAAAAGATAAGTGTTGAGAATTATGAGAAGAACAGTTATTATAATCGTTTGAATGATGAACTTAATCAAGCTAAGAATGAAGTGAGTAAACTTACGTTAGAGAAAGATATATCTGATAAGAATATTAAGTTGGTTGAATATTTTATAAATGCTGTTAATTCTGGTAATTCAAAAGATATAAATAGATTTTTGGACGCTAGTAAAAATAATTCTTTTACTATACCTAAAAATTATGTATTTCCACAGGATATGGAAGCTGGAAGATTTGTGTTGAATGATGATTTAAAAAGTGGTAGTGTTACATATTTTTATACAGAAGCTGGTAAGCGTACGGATAAATATGTGTTTAATATGATTTTGAAAAATAATGTCTGGTATATAGAAAATTTTAATTTAATTGAGTATGCTCTTGAAAAGGAAGCTTTGGAATATTGATAAATCGCCATTAGGACTTTTATAATGGCGTTTTTTTGTTATAATTTTTTAAAGGAGGTAATGTTATGAGGAAGTTTTTTAAATATGAAGCTCTAGGAAATGATTACATAGTCATTGATCCAAAAAATTTTGATATTACGATGAATTCAGAAAATATAGTTAAAATTTGTCATAGAAATTTTGGATGTGGATCTGATGGAATATTGTATGGTCCAATTTTTAAGGAAGATAAGATATTTTTGAAAATATTTAATCCTGACGGCAGCGAAGCTGAGAAAAGTGGAAACGGGATAAGAATATTTTCAAAATATTTAAAAGATGAGGGATATATAAAAGATGAAAGTTTTAAACTTCAAACAAAAGGGGGAGAGGTTTTAATTAAATATTTAAATAATGATGGGAGCGTTATAAAAGTATCTATGGGTAAAGTATCTTTCAATTCAAGAGATATTGGAGTTAATGGGGATGAAAGAGAAGTTATAGAGGAGTATATACATGTGATCGATAGAAAATTTAATATAACTTCTTTAAGTATTGGTAATCCACATACAGTTTGTATATTTGATAAGCTAGATGATGAAAGCATACATAAATATGGGAAATATATTGAAAACCATGAAATGTTTATAAATAGAACTAATGTTCAATTTGTGGAAGTAATTGATAGAAATACTATTAAAATAAAAATACATGAAAGAGGTGCGGGGTATACACTAGCGTCTGGCTCAAGTAGTTGTGCTGCTGCAAGTGTTTGTTATAAATTATCTTTAGTGGATTCAGATATTTTAGTTAAGTGTGATGGAGGAGATATCAGAGTTCAGATTGATGATGATGGAGAAGTGTTTATGACAGGGGAAGTTTCTAGAGTTTATGACGGTGTTCTTAGGATGAATTTATAATGGAGTTTGATTTTTGTGGGAAAACTGTTTTAGTTACGGGGTATTTCAGTGATATAGGGTATAGTATATGCGATATGTATCTTAAGAATAATGCAAAGGTAATATCAACATATAATAAAACTTATGAAGAGAATAGGGTTAATAGTGGTATAGAATTATTTTATTTAGATTTGGAAAATTTAGAGAGTATATATAAATTTATAAATAATCTTAAGGATAGAGGTATATTCAAGATAGATATACTTGTTAATAACATAGGGGTTTGTGATATAAATCCACTAATATTTCAAAATGATCATAAAATTATATCTATAATGAATGTGAATTTGACTAATACTATAATTTTAACAAAACATATTTTAAAAGATTTTATGATTGAGAACGGGAGAGTAATAAATATATCATCAATTTGGGGTAGAGTTGGAGCATCTTGCGAGATTGCATATTCATCATCAAAAGGCGGCATTAATTTATTTACAAAATCATTATCACAAGAGATGAAATCAAGAGATATAAAGGTTATAGGTATATCACCTGGGTTTATTAAAACAAAAATGAACAAGAATTTATCAGAAGAAGATATTAAAGTTATTATAGATGAAATTCCTCTTAGATTACTTGGTGAAGTTTATCATATAGTTGATGGAGTTAAGTTTTTTTCGAGCGATTATTCAAACTTAAGTGGAGAAATTATAAATATAGATGGAGGATGGATTTTATAGGGGTGTTTTATTTTGTATATTAAAATGTTAAAATAATTTTAACATTTTAATACTTTATTATTAGGAGGATTTTTAATGAGTGCATTTGCGTTAAAATCGATAGCATTTGTTTTAATGGTTCTTGATCATATTTTTTATTACATAAAAGACACACCGATAATATTTACATATTTAGGGCGTATTGTTGCACCCATATATTTTTATCTTTTAGTTGAGAGTTTTTTTCATACAAGAAATAGAAAGAAATTTACCATACGTTTGTTTAGTTTTGCGTTTATAGTCATGTTTGTTATAAATTTTATGTTTAAGCAACCAATGAACATATTTTTATCTATGGCATTGGGAGTTTGTATGTTAAATTTAATTGAGTTTATTAAAAATAATAAAGGGAATATATGGAAAATATTGATTTCATGTATTGGCATAATTCTTATAATATGTATATCTTTATATACGGAAGCGACTTATTTGGGAATTGGTATGATGCTTATATTTTATTTCTTTAGAGATAAGAAATTTTGGATGATACTTTCCTACATTGTACTCTCGTTAATTGATATACCATTTTTAATAGGCATACCTAATTTTATCAAATACATTTTTTTAATAAATTATCAATGGATGATGGTATTTGCAATTATACCTATTATGTTATATAACGGCAAACCAGGTCTTAGAAATAATTTTTTCAAGTATTTTTTCTACATAGCATACCCTGTTCATTTAATAATTATTTTGATAATTGGAAATACAATTAATCCTTATTTAGAGTATTTTTAATTTAAATAAAACATCTTATATGATACAATTTATATAACGATTAAGAGAGTAAATATATTTGGGAAAGGTTTTGTTTGATCATGAAGCATAGGTATAGAATTAATATGCAAAATATAGACAATTTAGATGATTTACAGATAGATATAGCACCTTTTACTATTTTTACTGGTGATAATAACAGTGGTAAAAGTACTGTTATGAATATATTGTATGGTGTGGGTGCGTTATCTAAAGATATAATAAAAAATGGTGACACGAATTCAAAAGAATATTCTGTGTGTATGGATTACATAAGAGATTTAAAGGAAAATAGAGAAGGATGTATAGATAGAGAAATAGGAAATATTTTTTGTGATTTTTTTAATGTATCTTTGGTAAAAAATAAGGAAGAGTTTTTCAATAAGATATTTAATGTAAGTATTGAAAATAATTATAAGAGATTTGAAGACTCTAATATTTTTTTATCTGATTATAGAATCTTTCCAAAGGTTTATATATCTGTTGACGATTTTTGTGATGAGATTATAATTGAAGGGGATTATGTAAGAATACCTTCTAATTTTTTTGAAGATGAAGATTATATACTAAAGCTTATATGTAACAAAGTAATTGAGGATGGATTTAGCGATACGAATTCATCTAATTCTATTTTTATACCTTCAGGAAGAAGTACTTTTTTATGTTATCCTAGTATATTTAAAACCATAAAGTATCAAAATCTAAGTACGGATGATTTTATAAATCGTGTTGAGAATCTTGAGTGTGTAGAAGATGGTGTATACTCAAGTATATGTAACTTTATAGAGAGAGATATAGTTAAAGGTGTTTTTACCAATGATTCATATAAGTGTAGTTTAAACGGAATAGAAATACCAATTAGTATGGCATCTGACTCCATAAGAGAAATTGCATCTATTGTGTTATTTTTAAAATCAAAAGATAGGATCACTTCATTTTTTATAGAGGAAATTGAAAGTCATATTGATCTAAGGTTACAGAGGAGTATTGTAAGTGCTATTGTTAGAATAATAAATGCAGGTACAAAGATATTCATGTCAACTAATAGTCATGTTATATTAGATCAAATATGTAATTTTATATTGCTCAATAATTTAAATAGAAATAAGATTGAGGGATTTGGATATATAATAAATGATGTTTTAAATTCAAATGATGTAAGTATATATGAGTTTAACTATGGAGAGGACAATAGAGTTTTTGTAAATAAAATTAATGTGGATTATAATGGATTCAGGATAGATATGAGAGAAGAGGTTCTTGAAGACATATCAAAAGAGAATTTACAACTTAAGTTTGAGATGTTTGATAATAATGGAAGATAAGGCTATCTTTTTAGATAGCCTTATTTTTTTAACTTTTAATATTAAATATTAAATAATAGAAAAAATAATTAATATATGGTAAAATTTATTAACAATAATGATAGAATTGTGGAGATAAATTTTATGGGAAAGTATAATTTGAAATTGTTTAATAGTGATACGAAAGGTTGTAACAATGAGGGGAAGATTGAAAATGTTGTATTATTGCACCCTTTAGTTCAGATTAAAGAGAATAATATTTATATTTCATATAAAGAACATGATTTAAAAATGTGTGGACTTACACATATAGATAGGATTGAAATATATAAGGGTTCTTATTTTATTTGTAGCAGAGATAATGTTTCAAATTATCACATAAAATTTCCGTATTTTTCTTCTGATGGTATTTATGAAATAAGGACTATATTTTCAAATAAGGATAACACAATTAAGAAATATTGTATTAGTTCTTTTGAGTTTTTTGGATTTAAAAGAGAAGCAAAGTGTAGTAATTTAAATATAAATCTAACTCATCAAGGGAAAAATTTAAATATAACTTTTTCTAAAAAAATTGGATATATTGATTTATCAAATATAATCCTGCCAGATATAAAATTACTAGATTCAAGTGGTAAAGAAATTGAAAAGCTTGTATCTAAATTACATATAAAGGGAAATGAAATTGAGGTTTTATTTTTAGATGTATTTAATGATAATAAAACAAATAAGCTCCTTCCGAATGAGGTTTATACTTTTAAAATAAGTAGTATTTTAGGAGAATTGTGTTCCTCCTTTTCTTTTGAATATGAAAGTTTAGACGTGAAATTATTTAGTGTAGTTGATAAGGTATATGTTGAGGAGTTATCCCATAGAGAAGATGGTTTATCTATTATTAAGTTGTTTATTAAACTTAACAACTTGATAAATGTGGATAGTTACGAGTATATGATATGTAATGTATGGAACAAATTTTTGTATCTCAAATCATCAGATGGAGAAAAAAATGATACTTTAGTATTT is from Candidatus Arthromitus sp. SFB-rat-Yit and encodes:
- a CDS encoding alanine racemase, with product MEDLYLEVNLSNIDKNIGIIRNILGNKKLIAVVKGDAYGLGIHKICDFIKAKVDLFGVSDLCEGIILYNMGIENEILILTPIIKEEYFKHPLIEKFTITIDNKEILNFIPEYININAHVYVCTGMNRKGIKIEELHEFIKYIENNYNNINITGIYTHLHNTKDENYTLKQIEMFENVVSKYKGKYLIHALNSKGFINKNIRNRANFCDGVRVGNLLYGYDGACLGISKSFDYYSKVISSYMVKKGEFIGYGNKVKLKKDTNICILGIGNIHHIGFYRDFRKNFIYDFLRFIYRYFIKPCEIYKGDKKVKMLGTSNMNLTLVDGEGLEVGDYLRVCISPILGDSSIHKKYINKE
- the dapF gene encoding diaminopimelate epimerase produces the protein MRKFFKYEALGNDYIVIDPKNFDITMNSENIVKICHRNFGCGSDGILYGPIFKEDKIFLKIFNPDGSEAEKSGNGIRIFSKYLKDEGYIKDESFKLQTKGGEVLIKYLNNDGSVIKVSMGKVSFNSRDIGVNGDEREVIEEYIHVIDRKFNITSLSIGNPHTVCIFDKLDDESIHKYGKYIENHEMFINRTNVQFVEVIDRNTIKIKIHERGAGYTLASGSSSCAAASVCYKLSLVDSDILVKCDGGDIRVQIDDDGEVFMTGEVSRVYDGVLRMNL
- a CDS encoding AAA family ATPase encodes the protein MKHRYRINMQNIDNLDDLQIDIAPFTIFTGDNNSGKSTVMNILYGVGALSKDIIKNGDTNSKEYSVCMDYIRDLKENREGCIDREIGNIFCDFFNVSLVKNKEEFFNKIFNVSIENNYKRFEDSNIFLSDYRIFPKVYISVDDFCDEIIIEGDYVRIPSNFFEDEDYILKLICNKVIEDGFSDTNSSNSIFIPSGRSTFLCYPSIFKTIKYQNLSTDDFINRVENLECVEDGVYSSICNFIERDIVKGVFTNDSYKCSLNGIEIPISMASDSIREIASIVLFLKSKDRITSFFIEEIESHIDLRLQRSIVSAIVRIINAGTKIFMSTNSHVILDQICNFILLNNLNRNKIEGFGYIINDVLNSNDVSIYEFNYGEDNRVFVNKINVDYNGFRIDMREEVLEDISKENLQLKFEMFDNNGR
- a CDS encoding TraX family protein; translated protein: MSAFALKSIAFVLMVLDHIFYYIKDTPIIFTYLGRIVAPIYFYLLVESFFHTRNRKKFTIRLFSFAFIVMFVINFMFKQPMNIFLSMALGVCMLNLIEFIKNNKGNIWKILISCIGIILIICISLYTEATYLGIGMMLIFYFFRDKKFWMILSYIVLSLIDIPFLIGIPNFIKYIFLINYQWMMVFAIIPIMLYNGKPGLRNNFFKYFFYIAYPVHLIIILIIGNTINPYLEYF
- a CDS encoding SDR family NAD(P)-dependent oxidoreductase; translation: MEFDFCGKTVLVTGYFSDIGYSICDMYLKNNAKVISTYNKTYEENRVNSGIELFYLDLENLESIYKFINNLKDRGIFKIDILVNNIGVCDINPLIFQNDHKIISIMNVNLTNTIILTKHILKDFMIENGRVINISSIWGRVGASCEIAYSSSKGGINLFTKSLSQEMKSRDIKVIGISPGFIKTKMNKNLSEEDIKVIIDEIPLRLLGEVYHIVDGVKFFSSDYSNLSGEIINIDGGWIL